The following is a genomic window from Saprospiraceae bacterium.
CGGACAGTATAAACAATTATAGTGCAAAAATGCGATACAACCATTTAATCGTGTTTCAAAATGTGCAATTTTAAAGGAATTGTTGTAACTTTGTAAAGCAAAATTTCAAAAGTGAAAAATCTGTATGTATATTCAGCCATGTTAAGTATGGTTTTATTGCAAAACCTTGCAGGGCAAAATTCTGAAATAAAGGAAAATTTTATATCAAGAGGATGGAAAGATTATAATGCAGGTGTCAGGGCTACATCTACTATGACTTCTGATTATGATGTGAAATACTACAGATTGAATCTTAGTGCAAATCCAGCCGTAAGGTATATAAGAGGTTCGGTCACAACCTCCTTTACGCCTAAAATCAATAATTTTAATACCATCCATTTTAACCTTAGAAATAATATGTCTGTGGATTCTGTCAAGTACCACGGCTCGCATGTTTTATCACATAATTTTATATCTCCCACTTTACTACAGATCAATCTTCCTGCTTCCATTCAAACATCTGTGCTGGATTCTTTGACCATATATTATCAGGGAGCTCCGATCAATGATGGATTCGGTTCATTTGGTATGAGTACAACAAGTTGTGGAGGCTTGCACAATAAAGTGATGTGGACACTATCTGAACCATATGGGGCCAAAAACTGGTGGCCTTGCAAAGAGACGCTTGAAGACAAAGCGGACTCTATTGACATGATTGTAACTTGTCCTGTGCCATATAGAGTTGCTGGCAACGGACTGTTGGTAGATAGCATCAATATGATAGATTCGACCAAATATCATTGGAAGCACAGATATCCGATTCCAGCCTATTTAGTGGCTTTTGCCATCGCCAATTATAAGTCATATTCGGATAGAGTGTATCCTCCGGGCGACACACCCATAGAAGTATTAAACTACGTGTATCCTTGTGACTCTGCTACTGTCGCACAGCAAACTCCAAATATGACTCCTATGTTTCTGTATTTTATAGAAAAATTTGGAGCCTATCCTTATAAAAACGAAAAATATGGTCATGCTCAATGTGGTTTTGGTGGAGGGATGGAACACTCCACTATGAGTTTTATGGGTGGATTTTCAAGGTTGTTGTTGGCACATGAACTTGCTCATCAATGGTTTGGAGATAAAATCACATGCGGCTCCTGGCAAGATATTTGGCTCAATGAAGGATTTGCAACTTATCTCGAAGGTTTGACATGCGAAAAAGGCTGGGGAGACCAATCATGGATAAACTGGAAAACATCCAAAATCAATAATGTAACCAGTAACAACTCGGGATCAACGTATGTCACAGATACAGTCAATGTTGGAAATATATTTAATGGCAGATTGGTATACAACAAGGGTGCTTTGATTCTCCACATGCTACGATGGAAATTGGGTGATAGTTTATTTTTTAAAAGCATTCGTAATTATATCAATGATCCAGCTCTTTCATATGGTTTTGCAAGGACCAACAACCTGATTGCCATATTAAATGCAACTACCGGTATCGATATGACGGAATTTTTTAATGATTGGCTGTATAGTCAGGGCTGGCCCAATTATAATATTACATGGTCAAAAGATGCTGTATGTCAAAAAACATATGTGACCATTGTTCAGACACATTCTGCCAATATGGGAACATTTTTTGAAATGCCAGTGCCCATATCTTTTACTGGCATCATAAATGGCAATACGGTAACAGATACGGTAGTCTTTGATCAAAATAGTCCTATGCAATTAAAATTTGATTATAGTTTGGGTTTCAATCCTACTTCAGCTGCTTTCGATCCGGAAAAATGGTTATGTGCCAAAGCCACCATTACCGAAGTTCCATTTAATAATCAACGTCATATCATTTGGAAAGGAACAGTCAACGACGATTGGCATAATGCTGCAAACTGGGATTGTGGTGTTCCGACTGCTAATGACGATGTCACCATACCTGATAATGGTCATCCTTGTACTGTCAAATCCAATACTATCGCTGATTGCAGAAAGTTGATCATAAAAGATGCTGCGGTTTTCAAAACGGAATCAGGGGCTGTCTTAAATATCCATCAATAAAATAACCAAACTAAAAAGGTCATATTATGCCCTATGAGTCAATAGTTTACAACTTTGTGCATTGAATCATTTTTCCTGATCTCCAAGCACAAAATTGACAAAGGTCTCATGTTTTTGCTTGTTTCTATTCCTGTATTTTCACACATTTATCTCCGGCTATTTCTTTGCCATTCTGATATAGCTTATAAACATATGCACCTGAAGGTAACTCCGAAAAGTCAATAGTATGAAGACCGGTGTCGAGGTGATGCTGAACAAACACATTTCTACCACTCAAATCAAAAAGCCTGAATTCCACTTTCGGCCCGAAAGTCTGTAAGTCCAATTGCAAATACTGAGTAAAAGGATTGGGATATACCCTTATTGCAGCATTGAGCTCAAATCCATCTGTTGACGAAACGATTCCTCCGTTTTTGTCAAAACGGGTTAAGAATGGGATGTAGTCAAT
Proteins encoded in this region:
- a CDS encoding M1 family metallopeptidase, yielding MKNLYVYSAMLSMVLLQNLAGQNSEIKENFISRGWKDYNAGVRATSTMTSDYDVKYYRLNLSANPAVRYIRGSVTTSFTPKINNFNTIHFNLRNNMSVDSVKYHGSHVLSHNFISPTLLQINLPASIQTSVLDSLTIYYQGAPINDGFGSFGMSTTSCGGLHNKVMWTLSEPYGAKNWWPCKETLEDKADSIDMIVTCPVPYRVAGNGLLVDSINMIDSTKYHWKHRYPIPAYLVAFAIANYKSYSDRVYPPGDTPIEVLNYVYPCDSATVAQQTPNMTPMFLYFIEKFGAYPYKNEKYGHAQCGFGGGMEHSTMSFMGGFSRLLLAHELAHQWFGDKITCGSWQDIWLNEGFATYLEGLTCEKGWGDQSWINWKTSKINNVTSNNSGSTYVTDTVNVGNIFNGRLVYNKGALILHMLRWKLGDSLFFKSIRNYINDPALSYGFARTNNLIAILNATTGIDMTEFFNDWLYSQGWPNYNITWSKDAVCQKTYVTIVQTHSANMGTFFEMPVPISFTGIINGNTVTDTVVFDQNSPMQLKFDYSLGFNPTSAAFDPEKWLCAKATITEVPFNNQRHIIWKGTVNDDWHNAANWDCGVPTANDDVTIPDNGHPCTVKSNTIADCRKLIIKDAAVFKTESGAVLNIHQ